The Actinomyces faecalis genome includes the window CACGGCCGGGCAGGAGGTCGTGGGACTGCTGGCCCTGGCCCCCACCCAGGGCCAGGCCGTGGACGACGACGGCGAGGCGGCCGGAGCCGAGCCGGAGCCTGCCGCTGAGGTCACCGCGCTCGGGGTCGACCCGGCTCACCAGCGCTGCGGCCACGGGTCCAGGCTGCTGGCCGCGGCCAGCGACCTGGCCCGTGCCGACGGCGCCCGTGTGCTGCTGGTATGGGTCGTGCGCGGGGACGGGTCACTGGCAGGGCTCCTTCAGGCCTGCGGGCTGGAGCGCACACCCTCCTGGCGCGAGCTCCCGGTGGGCCAGGGCGTGGTCGAGGAGTGCTGGGCGGCGTCGCTGGCATAGCCCTCATCGGTGCCATAGGCCGCCTTCGTC containing:
- a CDS encoding GNAT family N-acetyltransferase; translated protein: MSPRHSHDLPSVFDTDPAAGLPHAQVPGTEQPAGFVRPAVPEDLEAIGRVHAAAMLASLRHAHAVAHSGTSLPAGVEAMIAPAVLTTGWEQAVTEPAATGHHVLVATAGQEVVGLLALAPTQGQAVDDDGEAAGAEPEPAAEVTALGVDPAHQRCGHGSRLLAAASDLARADGARVLLVWVVRGDGSLAGLLQACGLERTPSWRELPVGQGVVEECWAASLA